The stretch of DNA AAACAACAACTCTCGGTGTTCGATACTACCCATTATCTGTCCACCGTCTCGAAAGGCGTTTTACGAAAGTAGAAACGAAATGGGGACCAGTTACAGTAAAGGTAGGAATGTTAGAACAAAATGCTGTTCAAAAAGCACCAGAGTTTGATGAGTGTAAAAAAATAGCTCAGCAACATGGTGTTCCGTTAAAAACAGTATACGAAGAAGTTTGGAAAACAATGGAAAGCTCTACCTAAATCGCAAAACGGTTTAGGTTGACATAAATTAAAAAACTATTTTTATAGAATAGGAGTGTTGATGTATGACAACAACAGATAAGCAAACACAAATCGAACAAGTAGCAATAAATACGATTCGTACATTATCAATCGACGCAATTGAAAAAGCAAACTCAGGTCACCCAGGAATGCCAATGGGTGCAGCACCTATGGCTTACGCACTTTGGGCAAAAGAAATGAACCATAACCCATATAACCCAAGTTGGTTTAACAGAGACCGCTTCGTTTTATCAGCAGGTCACGGTTCTATGCTTTTATACAGCTTATTACATTTATTCAACTACGATGTTTCCATGGAAGATCTTAAAAACTTCCGTCAGTGGGGCAGTAAAACACCTGGTCACCCTGAATTTGGTCACACTCCTGGAGTAGAAGCAACAACAGGTCCACTTGGACAAGGAATTGCAATGGCTGTTGGAATGGCGATGGCTGAGAGACATTTAGCAGCTACATATAACAAAGAAGGTTATAACGTAGTAGATCACTTTACGTATAGCATTTGTGGTGACGGCGACTTAATGGAAGGTGTTTCTGCAGAAGCGGCTTCTTTAGCTGGTCACTTAAAACTTGGTAGATTAGTAGTTATGTATGATTCTAACGATATTTCTTTAGACGGTGACCTACACCTATCATTCTCTGAAAATGTAGAAGATCGTTTCAAAGCTTACGGCTGGCAAGTAATTCGTGTAGAAGACGGTACAGACATCGACACAATTCAAAAAGCGTTACAAGAAGCGAAGTCTGACACGGATCGTCCTACTTTAATTGAAATTAAAACAGTTATCGGATACGGTTCACCAAACAAATCTGGTAAATCAGCTTCTCACGGTGCGCCACTAGGGAAAGAAGAAATCGCCCTAACGAAAGCATCTTACGGTTGGGAAAGCGACGAGCCATTTTACGTACCAGCTGCAGTAAGAGAGCATTACCAACAGCTTGCTGAAGAAGGTAAACAAAAAGAAGCAGCTTGGAACGAATTGTTTGAAAGCTATAAAGCAGCTCACCCTGAGTTAGCTCAACAATTAGTAGCAGCAATCAATGGAGAGCTTCCAGCTGGTTGGGAAGAAACATTACCTGCATTCGCAGACGGTGAAGGATTGGCAACACGTGATTCTTCTGGAAAAGCATTAAATGCAGCAGCTAAAGCAATTCCACAACTAATCGGTGGATCAGCTGACTTAGCTGGATCAAATAAAACACATTTAACTTTTGAGAAAAACTACGCGATGGACGGCTACGAAGCTCGTAACATCTGGTTCGGTGTAAGAGAATTCGCAATGGGTGCAGCAATGAACGGTATGGCACTTCACGGTGGAGTAAAAGTATTCGGTGCAACATTCTTTGTATTCTCTGACTACTTACGTCCAGCAATTCGTCTAGCAGCACTTATGAAACTACCAGTAACGTATGTGTTCACACATGACAGTATCGCTGTTGGAGAAGATGGACCAACTCATGAGCCTGTAGAACATTTAGCAGCGCTACGTGCAATGCCTGGAGTTTCTGTCATTCGTCCAGCTGACGCAAAAGAAACAGTAGCAGCATGGAGATTGGCTATTGAAAGCACAGACACTCCAACTGCACTTGTATTAACTCGTCAAGGGTTACCTACTTTAAGTGTAAGCCAAGAAGAAGTATATAACGGTGTAAGTAACGGTGCATACGTAGTTTCTCCTGCGAACGGTGAAGTAAGTGGTTTATTACTTGCAACAGGTTCTGAAGTTGCTCTAGCAATGGAAGCACAAAAAGCACTTGAAGCAGAAGGTATTTCCGTATCTGTCGTAAGTATGCCAAGCTGGGATCGTTTCGAAAAACAATCAGCAGAATACAAAGCGACAGTTTTACCGAAAAACGTAAAAGCACGTCTTGCAATCGAAATGGGCTCTACAATTGGTTGGAGAGAGTACGTTGGCGACGAAGGGAAAGTACTAGGTATCGACCAATTCGGAGGATCTGCACCTGCTAGCAAACTACTAGAAGAGTACGGATTCACGGTAGAAAACGTAGTGAACAACTTTAAACAATTATTAAATAACTAATTATAGTAAATGAGATGGCCGGGCACCGTATAAACGATGGTGCCAGGCTTCCTAATATAAAAATTGTGGAGGGAAATAAACATGAAATTTTTTATCGATACAGCTAACTTAGAAGATATTAAAAAAGCGTACAAAATGGGTGTTCTTTCTGGAGTTACAACGAACCCTTCGTTAGTAGCAAAAGAAGGCGTAAAATTTGAAGACCGTATTGAAGAAATCCTACAAGCAGTACCGGAAGTAGAATCTGTATCTGCAGAAGTAAGCCCAAATGCAGTAACTGCAGAAGAAATGATCGCAGAAGCAGAAGAGCTTTTAAAAATTAACGGTGGCGATGACAAAATCACAATCAAATTGCCAATGACGTTAGCTGGTTTAGAAGCGACTCGTTACTTAGCGAAAAAAGGTGTAAAAACAAACGTAACGTTAATCTTCACAGTAAACCAAGCATTATTAGCTGCTCGTGCAGGTGCAACATACGTTTCTCCATTCTTAGGTCGTTTAGACGATATTTCTCAAGATGGCGTACTATTAGTAGAAAAAATTGCGGAATTATTCCGTGTTCATAACTTAGATGCACAAATCATCGCTGCATCCGTTCGCCACCCAGACCACGTTACTCGCGTAGCACTAGCTGGAGCACACATTGCAACAATTCCTTACAACGTAATCGAGCAACTTTCTAAGCACCCATTAACAGACCAAGGCTTAGAAAAATTCGCTGCTGACTGGAAAACAACATTTTAATAAATGACATTGAGGCTACACTTCTGATGGGAAGTGTGGTCTTTTTTTGTTTTAACTAGTATTAAAGTAGAACGTACTTATTTTTAGCTATATTAAGGTTAAAACCTTCCATTTTCTCTTCGAATAGATGTAACCACCTCGATTTATGTGGTGTATATGAATCCATTTATGTGTCCCGCGTAACCGTAAAATGAGCCTACCCTCGGTTAATCTGGGAGATGAACCAATGTATGTGGGACAACCACTGATTTATGTGGGTAATAAATTAATTTATGTGTCCCACGTGTCTGTTAAATGAGTCTGTAGCGGTTAATGTGGGAGATGAAACAAATTATGTGGGACAACCACTGTTTTATGTGGGTTATGAACCAATTTATGTGTACTATGTGTCCGTTAAATGAGTCCGTACTCGGTTAATGTGGGTGACGAAACGTTTTATGTGGGACAACGACTGATTTATGTGGGTTAAAAATTAATTTATGTGTCCCACGTGTCCGTTAAATGAGTCCGTACTCGGTTAATGTGGGTGACGAAACGTTTTATGTGGGACAACCACTGATTTATGTGGGTTATAAATTAATTTATGTGTCCCTCGTGTCTGTTAAATGAGTCTGTAGCGGTTAATGTGGGAGATGAAACAAATTATGTGGGACAACCACTGTTTTATGTGGGTTATGAACCAATTTATGTGTACTATGTGTCCGTTAAATGAGTCCGTACTCGGTTAATGTGGGTGACGAAACGTTTTATGTGGGACAACCACTGATTTATGTGGGTTATAAATTAATTTATGTGTCCCACGTGTCTGTTAAATGAGCCCGTACGCGGTTAATGTGGGTGACGAAACGTTTTATGTGGGACAACCACTGATTTATGTGGGCTATAAATTACTTTATGTGTCCCACGTGTCTGTTAAATGAGTCTGTAGCGGTTAATGTGGGAGATGAAACAAATTATGTGGGACAACCACTGATTTATGTGGGTTATAAATTAATTTATGTGTCCCACGTGTCTGTTAAATGAGCCCGTACGCGGTTAATGTGGGAGATGAACCAATTTATGTGGGACAACCACAGATTTATGTGGGTTATAAATCCATTTATGTGTCCCTCTCCTCCGTTAAAGCCGGAAAACGATGTACCGATCATTACAGAACCACCAAACACCCCACAATTCTAATCCAATTCTCATGTTTTACATCTTTTTTTCCTGTAAGATAAAATAGAAGCAAGTTGACTAAACTAAAGATAGATAAGTAATACCATTGAGGTGTTTCATATGAATAAAGTGTTATTAATAGAAGATGAAAAAAACTTAGCGCGGTTTGTAGAATTAGAGCTTCAATATGAGGGCTTTGACGTAACAACTGCCTTTGAAGGTAGGGAAGGACTTGCACTTGCGCTTGACGAAGAGTGGGATGTTATTCTTTTAGATTTAATGCTTCCCGGCCTTAGTGGGATGGAAATTTGCCGGAGAATTCGTGCAGTAAAGGATACACCGATTATTATGTTAACAGCGCGAGATAGCGTCATGGATAAAGTTTCTGGTCTTGATAGTGGAGCCGATGATTACATGTCTAAGCCGTTTGCGATTGAAGAGTTACTAGCTCGCATTCGCGCGTTAAAAAGAAGAACAGAAAATCGCTCACATGAAGGCGAAGAAGATAAACTTTCCTTTAAAGATTTAGTTATCGACAAGAGTGCCAGAACGGTTTTCCGCGCTAACGAGGAAATTGAGCTAACGAAAAGGGAATTCGATTTATTAGTCACGCTGATGAGTAATAAAAACCGAGTGTTAACACGTGAACTACTATTAGATAAAATCTGGGGCCTTGGCTCGTATGCCGAGACAAATGTAGTAGATGTGTATATTAGATATCTGCGCAATAAATTAGATAAACCAAAACAAGATAGCTATATTCTAACTGTGCGTGGGACTGGATATGTGATGCGAGAATGAATGGGATAAAAAGGTTTTACGGACATTTACCGATTAGATGGAAGCTAGCACTATGGTCTTCTATCGTATTATTCGGTTTGTTCGCTACATACAACTCATTACAATATTACGTGTTAAATAGTTGGATGATGGATCAAGAAGAACGTCACATAAAAGAAAAGATGAATGAGGTCCAAAACTTCTTTGCAGATCCTTCTCATTTAATAGACCGGAATTCCATTATTAATAGTAGTCGCTTTTTAGAAAATATCGTAGAAGCAGATGAATTAATTCGAATTATGGATCGCAACGGCAACTTAATCGTTGGAGTTGCCAACAATTTTTCAGAAGAAATTATTGTGAGTCCCATT from Sutcliffiella cohnii encodes:
- the tkt gene encoding transketolase; translated protein: MTTTDKQTQIEQVAINTIRTLSIDAIEKANSGHPGMPMGAAPMAYALWAKEMNHNPYNPSWFNRDRFVLSAGHGSMLLYSLLHLFNYDVSMEDLKNFRQWGSKTPGHPEFGHTPGVEATTGPLGQGIAMAVGMAMAERHLAATYNKEGYNVVDHFTYSICGDGDLMEGVSAEAASLAGHLKLGRLVVMYDSNDISLDGDLHLSFSENVEDRFKAYGWQVIRVEDGTDIDTIQKALQEAKSDTDRPTLIEIKTVIGYGSPNKSGKSASHGAPLGKEEIALTKASYGWESDEPFYVPAAVREHYQQLAEEGKQKEAAWNELFESYKAAHPELAQQLVAAINGELPAGWEETLPAFADGEGLATRDSSGKALNAAAKAIPQLIGGSADLAGSNKTHLTFEKNYAMDGYEARNIWFGVREFAMGAAMNGMALHGGVKVFGATFFVFSDYLRPAIRLAALMKLPVTYVFTHDSIAVGEDGPTHEPVEHLAALRAMPGVSVIRPADAKETVAAWRLAIESTDTPTALVLTRQGLPTLSVSQEEVYNGVSNGAYVVSPANGEVSGLLLATGSEVALAMEAQKALEAEGISVSVVSMPSWDRFEKQSAEYKATVLPKNVKARLAIEMGSTIGWREYVGDEGKVLGIDQFGGSAPASKLLEEYGFTVENVVNNFKQLLNN
- the fsa gene encoding fructose-6-phosphate aldolase, which encodes MKFFIDTANLEDIKKAYKMGVLSGVTTNPSLVAKEGVKFEDRIEEILQAVPEVESVSAEVSPNAVTAEEMIAEAEELLKINGGDDKITIKLPMTLAGLEATRYLAKKGVKTNVTLIFTVNQALLAARAGATYVSPFLGRLDDISQDGVLLVEKIAELFRVHNLDAQIIAASVRHPDHVTRVALAGAHIATIPYNVIEQLSKHPLTDQGLEKFAADWKTTF
- a CDS encoding response regulator transcription factor, which gives rise to MNKVLLIEDEKNLARFVELELQYEGFDVTTAFEGREGLALALDEEWDVILLDLMLPGLSGMEICRRIRAVKDTPIIMLTARDSVMDKVSGLDSGADDYMSKPFAIEELLARIRALKRRTENRSHEGEEDKLSFKDLVIDKSARTVFRANEEIELTKREFDLLVTLMSNKNRVLTRELLLDKIWGLGSYAETNVVDVYIRYLRNKLDKPKQDSYILTVRGTGYVMRE